One genomic window of Oncorhynchus clarkii lewisi isolate Uvic-CL-2024 chromosome 5, UVic_Ocla_1.0, whole genome shotgun sequence includes the following:
- the LOC139408832 gene encoding phosphatidylinositol transfer protein beta isoform-like yields the protein MVLIKEYRVILPISVQEYQVGQLFTVAEASKNETGGGEGIEVLINEPYEDEGEKGQYTHKVYHLKSKVPAWLRYIAPEGALVFHEKAWNAYPFCRTVITNEYMKDDFLIKIETWHKPDMGTLENVHDLDGPTWKTVEVVPIDIADKDVVAHGDYKPEEDPALFKSTKTGRGPLSPEWKNDLMNKTDCPKMCAYKLVTVKFKWWGLQTKVENFIQKQEKRIFTNFHRQLFCWIDNWVELTMADIRRMEEETKKELEELRRSGQVRGMTAAHEQ from the exons ATGGTGCTTATCAAGGAATA cCGTGTGATCCTACCGATCTCTGTGCAAGAG TACCAAGTCGGTCAGCTGTTCACTGTAGCAGAGGCCAGTAAGAATGAGACGGGGGGAGGAGAGGGCATCGAGGTGCTGATAAATGAACCCTACGAGGACGAGGGAGAGAAGGGACAGTACACGCACAAAGTCTACCATCtaaagag TAAAGTCCCAGCCTGGTTGAGGTATATTGCACCAGAGGGAGCGTTAGTCTTCCATGAAAAAGCCTGGAACGCCTACCCATTCTGCCGCACCG TTATAACG AACGAGTATATGAAAGATGACTTCCTGATAAAGATTGAGACGTGGCACAAACCTGACATGGGAACGCTGGAAAACGTGCATGACTTGGATGGTCCTACGTGGAAGACAGTGGAGGTAGTCCCCATCGATATCGCAGACAAAGATGTGGTGGCCCATGGG GACTATAAACCAGAGGAGGACCCTGCTCTCTTCAAATCGACAAAGACAGGCAGAGGACCACTCTCACCTGAATGGAAG AACGATCTGATGAACAAGACAGACTGTCCTAAGATGTGTGCCTATAAACTGGTCACTGTCAAGTTCAAGTGGTGGGGCCTGCAGACCAAAGTAGAGAACTTCATCCAGAAG CAAGAGAAGCGTATTTTCACTAACTTCCATCGCCAGTTGTTCTGTTGGATCGACAACTGGGTGGAGCTGACCATGGCAGACATCCGACGAATGGAAGAGGAGACCAAGAAAGAGCTGGAAGAG CTGCGTAGGTCAGGTCAGGTTCGAGGCATGACTGCGGCTCACGAGCAGTGA